One stretch of Podospora bellae-mahoneyi strain CBS 112042 chromosome 2, whole genome shotgun sequence DNA includes these proteins:
- a CDS encoding hypothetical protein (COG:S; EggNog:ENOG503NWZI) translates to MEPLNVLMVGTGEYTTGFVGTGGSASDKKVGVVGLSMFDLRRRGKVGKLGMVGVNGTKYPAIREHLHKNITLAYNNLDTSFESFPSDDTKDPDAYKTAIDALKPGDAITIFTPDTTHYPIALYAIERGIHVMITKPAVKLLEHHIALLAAAEKHGVYVYVEHHKRYDPAYADAKFRAKKLGDFNYFYSYMSQPKFQLETFKAWAGIDSDISYYLNSHHVDICDSMVSQLGYVPVKVSASASKGVATSLGCHESTEDTISLLVHWEKKDDPSKHATGVYTASWTAPQKAGVHSNQYFHYLARDGEITINQAKRGYDVAEDAAGQLVWYNPFYMRYAPDEDGNFNGQSGYGYVSMEKFVDGCRSVNAGELKPADLDKKGLPTLRNTIATTAILEAGRRSIDEGREVRIEQRDGNWSLL, encoded by the exons ATGGAGCCGCTCAATGTGTTGATG GTTGGTACCGGCGAGTACACCACAGGTTTCGTAGGGACCGGTGGCTCAGCATCGGACAAGAAGGTAGGCGTAGTGGGTCTCTCCATGTTTGACCTCAGACGAAGGGGCAAGGTCGGCAAACttgggatggtgggtgtGAATGGGACGAAATACCCAGCAATCA GGGAACATCTCCATAAAAACATCACCCTAGCCTACAACAACCTTGACACCTCATTCGAGTCCTTCCCCTCCGACGACACAAAAGATCCCGACGCCTACAAGACCGCCATCGACGCCCTCAAACCCGGCGATGCCATCACAATCTTCACCCCAGACACCACCCACTACCCCATTGCTCTCTATGCCATCGAGCGAGGAATCCACGTCATGATCACCAAACCTGCAGTCAAACTCCTCGAACACcacatcgccctcctcgccgccgccgaaaaACACGGCGTCTACGTCTATGTCGAACACCACAAACGCTACGACCCCGCCTATGCCGACGCAAAGTTCAGAGCCAAAAAGCTCGGTGACTTCAATTACTTTTACAGTTACATGTCCCAGCCCAAATTCCAACTCGAGACGTTCAAGGCCTGGGCAGGGATTGACTCGGATATCTCCTACTACTTGAACAGTCACCATGTGGATATCTGTGATTCCATGGTGTCCCAACTTGGCTACGTTCCTGTCAAGGTCTCCGCCTCAGCATCAAAAGGAGTAGCCACCAGTCTCGGCTGTCACGAATCAACCGAGGACACCATCTCCCTACTCGTGCactgggagaagaaggacgacCCTTCGAAGCATGCCACGGGTGTATACACCGCTTCCTGGACAGCGCCCCAAAAAGCAGGAGTTCACTCCAACCAGTACTTCCACTACCTGGCTCGAGATGGCGaaatcaccatcaaccaagcCAAACGCGGGTATGACGTTGCAGAGGATGCAGCGGGTCAGCTGGTTTGGTATAACCCTTTTTACATGAGGTACGCgcctgatgaggatgggaacTTCAACGGGCAAAGTGGGTATGGGTATGTGTCTATGGAGAAGTTCGTTGATGGCTGCCGGTCCGTTAATGCGGGAGAGTTGAAGCCGGCGGATTTGGACAAGAAGGGGCTTCCGACGCTGAGGAACACAATTGCTACGACAGCGATTTTGGAGGCGGGCAGGAGGAGTATcgatgaggggagggaggtgaggattgAGCAGAGGGATGGGAACTGGAGCCTTCTCTGA
- a CDS encoding hypothetical protein (COG:M; EggNog:ENOG503NW9Q), with protein MASARMLSKLGLQVLNLGSSLNVIEGIQANHEMVRMERADRLMADMQRWLNASDISVQHNDTINKQHSNTGNWFIRGPAFSSWHAKFSNTYIILDGLDECPRKTSRGCLLKAIEEIRAWSDSRLHLLVSSRDEPDIRDYLRLATHEEVKINNVDLDIETFVTGTLRNNRNLQRILPHSPRFRWVECMLTALESCPVVEARVKSLFSSVPYPLCETYERMLLDVEQGFLEDARSILTLLCSAERPLTVAEVDGTLRMGLGAEDILLCCPGLVVIEHNQVRLVHNSVKEYLQSENIAQAKFRASNFWVRNVPAQSQA; from the exons ATGGCGTCTGCAAGGATGCTATCAAA ATTGGGTCTTCAAGTGTTGAATTTAGGAAGCAGCTTGAATGTCATAGAAGGCATTCAAGCTAACCAcgagatggtgaggatggagcGGGCCGATCGATTGATGGCAGATATGCAACGATGGCTGAATGCATCTGATATATCCGTCCAACACAacgacaccatcaacaagcaACACTCAAACACTGGCAACTGGTTCATTAGGGGTCCAGCATTTTCCTCCTGGCACGCCAAA TTCAGCAACACCTACATCATCTTGGACGGACTAGACGAGTGCCCCAGGAAGACCAGCCGAGGGTGTCTGCTCAAGGCGATCGAGGAAATCCGGGCCTGGTCAGACTCTCGACTGCATTTGCTCGTGTCTAGCCGCGATGAACCAGATATCCGAGACTATCTTCGCCTGGCCACTCacgaggaggtcaagatcaACAATGTCGACTTGGACATTGAGACGTTTGTCACTGGAACCCTGCGGAACAACCGGAACCTTCAAAGG ATACTACCACATTCTCCTAGATTCCGATGGGTCGAGTGTATGCTCACAGCCCTAGAATCCTGCCCGGTGGTAGAGGCACGAGTGAAGAGCTTGTTTTCCTCTGTGCCATACCCCTTGTGTGAAACCTATGAGCGTATGCTTCTAGATGTCGAACAAGGCTTTCTCGAAGATGCAAGGAGCATCTTGACAttgctctgctctgctgaGCGACCGCTGACTGTTGCGGAAGTTGATGGCACCTTAAGGATGGGGCTTGGCGCAGAGGATATCCTTCTCTGCTGCCCAGGGCTCGTGGTTATCGAGCACAACCAGGTCAGGCTGGTGCACAATTCCGTGAAGGAATATCTGCAGTCGGAAAATATAGCTCAGGCGAAGTTTAGGGCATCAAATTTTTGGGTTCGCAATGTTCCCGCTCAGTCTCAGGCTTAG
- a CDS encoding hypothetical protein (EggNog:ENOG503P6B0): MWEDFELDAEQIPAFKLAFHIAQIVFAFVLWCLEIAVFRAESAKIVGNNGWTFAVFFLSLPAWIYLIGAPRFPRTRKIANPTVMVLVDVIFTIIWLSAFATQAAYNSSGLCGDVCGISKAIVAMGVFVFLFFCATTFLSIWTLKYYQWNNRLPGYDRGDRGAGSDSQNIDPDKAAFSLAPHDEEAYAPVNIHDADDDDRPAPYGGARSDYSSDPYGAPKSDYSDPYGSAVGGGAANASTIGSSYQDNPFRRGEANANPFDDDTEYNSGRVSAMGMGGASTLGGSMNSRYQAPSVGTYDEEEDRTGPARFPQANYDHLHR; the protein is encoded by the exons atgtgGGAAGACTTTGAGCTCGACGCCGAGCAAATTCCGGCCTTTAAGCTCGCATTCCACATAGCACAGATTGTCTTTGCGTTTGTACTATGGTGCCTCGAGATTGCTGTGTTCCGGGCCGAGAGCGCAAAGATTGTGGGCAACAACGGGTGGACGTTCGCAGTG TTCTTCTTGTCGTTACCAGCATGGATCTACCTCATCGGCGCCCCTCGTTTCCCACGAACCCGCAAGATCGCCAACCCGACGGTGATGGTCTTGGTCGAcgtcatcttcaccatcatctggCTCTCTGCCTTTGCGACACAGGCGGCGTATAACTCTTCTGGTCTTTGCGGAGATGTTTGCGGTATCAGCAAGGCCATCGTCGCCATGGGCGTATTCGTCTT cctcttcttctgcgcCACCACCTTCCTAAGCATCTGGACCCTCAAATACTACCAATGGAACAACCGCCTCCCCGGCTACGACCGCGGCGATCGCGGCGCCGGCTCCGACAGCCAGAACATCGACCCCGACAAagccgccttctccctcgccccccaCGACGAGGAAGCCTACGCCCCGGTCAACATCCacgacgccgacgacgacgacagacCCGCTCCCTACGGCGGTGCCAGATCTGACTACTCCTCTGACCCCTACGGCGCCCCCAAGTCGGATTACTCGGACCCGTACGGCAGCgctgttggcggtggagCGGCCAACGCGAGCACAATCGGCAGCTCATACCAGGACAACCCGTTCCGAAGGGGAGAGGCGAACGCGAACCCGTTTGATGACGATACCGAGTATAACTCTGGACGGGTGTCGGctatggggatggggggtgcGTCTACGCTGGGAGGGTCGATGAATAGTAGGTATCAGGCTCCGAGTGTTGGGACgtatgatgaggaggaggataggaCGGGGCCGGCGAGGTTTCCGCAGGCGAATTATGATCACCTTCATCGGTGA
- the nop16 gene encoding Ribosome biogenesis protein Nop16 (EggNog:ENOG503P47V; COG:J) has product MGRELQKRKARSSRSKVKMPNRRTKALNPLGNSIIAQNWDKKQTLSQNYTRFGLVARLGKTTGGTAPNDKSKLRTDVQDPLAVQSYSNSGSLRVREVKVERDPETGKILRIIKDTNPLNDPLNDLESGDEGESTEKKEYEEWGGLAGETYEKSEVLKALEREAGREVVAKPRYQSDREREWLKRLVERHGEDVGAMARDMKLNPMQQTPGDLKRRLKKAGLI; this is encoded by the exons ATGGGTCGCGAACTTCAAAAGCGCAAGGCGCGCTCCTCGCGCTCCAAAGTGAAGATGCCCAACCGCCGCACGAAGGCTCTCAACCCCCTAGGAAACAGCATCATCGCCCAGAACTG GGACAAGAAACAGACCCTCTCCCAAAACTACACCCGCTTCGGCCTCGTCGCAAGGCTAGGCAAAACAACAGGCGGCACCGCCCCCAACGACAAATCCAAACTTCGCACCGACGTCCAAGACCCCCTCGCCGTGCAGTCTTACTCCAACTCTGGCTCCCTCCGCGTCCGCGAGGTAAAAGTCGAGCGCGATCCCGAGACGGGAAAGATCCTCCGGATCATCAAGGATACCAACCCTTTGAATGACCCGCTAAACGACCTCGAGTCTGGAGATGAGGGTGAATCAacagagaagaaggagtaCGAGGAATGGGGCGGGCTAGCGGGGGAGACGTATGAGAAGAGCGAAGTTCTCAAGGCGTTGGAAAGGGAGGCGGGAAGAGAAGTGGTGGCGAAACCGAGGTATCAGAGTGatagggagagggagtggttgaagaggttggtggagaggcatggggaggatgtgggtGCTATGGCGAGGGATATGAAGTTGAATCCAATGCAGCAGACGCCCGGGgatttgaagaggaggttgaagaaggcggggCTGATTTAG